In Parvularculales bacterium, a single genomic region encodes these proteins:
- a CDS encoding GNAT family N-acetyltransferase, whose product MLHDLDDVTMNTASADDMKTIVEFSRAEGWNPGKDDAIIFRATDPKGFYVAKHKGEVIASISVVNHNDTFAYMGFYICRPDYRGKGIGMALWNHAIKWAGTRDIGLDGVREQEANYVKSGFVKVMDSCRYEGQLAGRGHPDIRLAGDDDIDDLIEMDAAANGVRRSVFVQVWTASTPDRKTVMFDDGSGFATIRACQNGVKIGPVICDDVNKAMMLVEACLDLMPSDPVIIDVPEENTAMIKTLTGKGFSETFVAARMYRGKVPQISPRLHAIAGMELG is encoded by the coding sequence ATGCTGCATGATCTTGACGATGTGACCATGAACACCGCTTCTGCCGATGACATGAAAACCATCGTGGAGTTTTCAAGGGCAGAAGGCTGGAATCCCGGAAAGGACGATGCGATTATATTCAGGGCAACGGACCCTAAAGGTTTCTACGTGGCGAAGCATAAAGGTGAAGTTATCGCCTCTATTTCTGTCGTTAATCACAATGACACTTTTGCCTATATGGGCTTTTATATCTGCCGGCCTGATTACCGGGGGAAGGGCATCGGGATGGCGCTCTGGAACCATGCAATCAAGTGGGCCGGCACACGTGACATCGGCCTGGACGGTGTCCGGGAACAGGAGGCCAATTACGTCAAAAGCGGTTTTGTGAAGGTCATGGATAGCTGCCGTTATGAAGGCCAACTTGCGGGGCGGGGCCATCCTGATATTCGTCTTGCCGGTGACGATGACATAGATGATCTGATAGAAATGGATGCCGCTGCGAATGGTGTCCGGCGGTCAGTTTTTGTTCAGGTGTGGACGGCCTCGACGCCGGACCGTAAAACCGTAATGTTTGATGATGGATCAGGCTTTGCCACAATCCGCGCCTGTCAAAATGGGGTTAAGATCGGCCCGGTGATTTGTGATGATGTCAATAAGGCCATGATGCTGGTGGAGGCGTGCCTTGATTTGATGCCGTCAGATCCGGTGATTATAGATGTGCCCGAAGAGAATACGGCGATGATAAAGACCCTGACCGGTAAAGGTTTCAGTGAAACTTTTGTGGCCGCCCGGATGTATCGCGGCAAGGTACCACAAATTTCTCCCCGTCTTCACGCCATAGCGGGTATGGAACTGGGGTAA